In the genome of Pelagibacterium nitratireducens, one region contains:
- a CDS encoding sugar ABC transporter permease, whose protein sequence is MATAQTQTAARFMMAPSVIALLIWMIVPLSMTVWFSFQWYTAFRAPEFTGFANYTYFFANPNIWTVFFNTLILVGGVLAITLVGGTLLALLLDQPMFGQGIVRLLVIAPFFVMPTVSALVWKNMLMHPVNGLFAWIARTFGLQPVDWFAHVPLFSVIIIVAWQWLPFATLILLTALQSLDEEQREAAGMDGAGPISLFFYIILPHMSRALTVVMLIQTIFLLSVFAEIFVTTNGGPGVATTNLPFLIYLQAQFQYDFGLASAGGIVAVILANIVAIFLLRVVGKNLEA, encoded by the coding sequence ATGGCAACAGCTCAAACCCAAACAGCGGCCCGGTTCATGATGGCCCCGTCGGTCATCGCGCTTCTGATCTGGATGATCGTGCCGCTTTCGATGACCGTCTGGTTCTCGTTCCAGTGGTACACGGCCTTCCGTGCGCCCGAGTTTACCGGCTTTGCCAACTACACCTACTTTTTCGCCAACCCCAACATCTGGACGGTGTTCTTCAACACCCTGATCCTTGTGGGGGGCGTTCTGGCCATCACCCTTGTCGGCGGCACCCTGCTGGCGCTGTTGCTCGATCAGCCCATGTTCGGGCAGGGCATCGTGCGCCTCCTGGTCATCGCCCCGTTCTTTGTCATGCCCACGGTGTCCGCGTTGGTGTGGAAGAACATGCTCATGCACCCGGTCAATGGGCTCTTCGCCTGGATCGCGCGAACCTTCGGGCTCCAGCCGGTCGATTGGTTCGCCCACGTTCCCCTGTTTTCGGTCATTATCATCGTTGCCTGGCAATGGCTGCCCTTTGCAACGCTCATCCTTCTGACCGCGCTGCAATCGCTCGATGAGGAACAGCGCGAGGCCGCCGGCATGGACGGCGCGGGACCCATATCGCTGTTTTTCTACATAATCCTGCCCCACATGAGCCGCGCGCTCACCGTGGTCATGCTTATCCAGACCATCTTCCTGCTCTCGGTGTTCGCCGAAATCTTCGTCACCACCAATGGCGGGCCGGGCGTCGCCACTACCAATCTGCCGTTCCTGATCTATCTCCAGGCCCAGTTCCAGTATGATTTCGGTCTGGCCTCGGCCGGCGGCATCGTCGCCGTCATCCTCGCCAATATCGTCGCGATCTTCCTGCTTCGCGTCGTCGGCAAGAACCTGGAGGCGTAA
- a CDS encoding sugar ABC transporter substrate-binding protein has translation MKLRSIIIGSCSLFALAAGAQAQSLTIATVNNGDMIRMQGLSDRFTEQTGIDLEWVTLEENVLRQRVTTDIATGGGQYDVMTIGAYETPIWAAQGWLAPLDDLGDDYNADDLIPAVREALSVDGTQYASPFYAESAMIMYRTDLFEEAGLEMPQEPTWEFIGEAARAITDRDNEIYGICLRGKAGWGENMAFITALANSMGGRWFDMDWEPQFDSPEWNEALTYYVDLMTDAGPPGASSNGFNENLALFQQGKCGMWMDATVAASFVSNPDESQVADSVGYALFPTNGEFDNHGNWLWVWSLAVPASSQNVDAAKQFIDWATSESYLEMVAEEEGWANVPPGTRTSLYENPAYTEAAPFADITLEAIQSANTTNSSVQDVPYAGGQFVAIPEFQGIGTSVGQIFSAALAGQVNVDQALEQAQQTSRMEMDRAGYYR, from the coding sequence ATGAAGTTACGCTCGATCATCATCGGGTCGTGTTCGCTGTTTGCCCTGGCAGCCGGCGCGCAGGCCCAATCGCTCACCATCGCCACCGTCAACAATGGCGACATGATCCGCATGCAGGGTCTGTCGGACCGCTTCACCGAACAGACCGGTATCGATCTGGAATGGGTGACGCTGGAAGAAAACGTTCTGCGCCAGCGCGTCACGACCGACATCGCCACCGGCGGTGGCCAGTATGACGTCATGACCATCGGCGCATACGAAACCCCCATCTGGGCCGCTCAGGGCTGGCTTGCCCCGCTCGACGATCTGGGTGACGACTACAACGCCGACGACCTGATCCCCGCCGTGCGCGAGGCGCTTTCGGTCGATGGCACCCAGTACGCGTCTCCGTTCTATGCGGAGAGCGCCATGATCATGTACCGCACCGACCTGTTCGAAGAGGCCGGTCTGGAAATGCCTCAGGAGCCCACCTGGGAATTCATCGGCGAAGCGGCTCGGGCCATTACCGACCGCGACAATGAAATTTACGGCATCTGCCTGCGTGGCAAGGCCGGCTGGGGCGAGAACATGGCGTTCATCACCGCTCTTGCCAATTCCATGGGCGGCCGCTGGTTCGATATGGATTGGGAACCCCAGTTCGACAGCCCCGAATGGAACGAGGCGCTCACCTATTACGTTGACCTGATGACCGACGCGGGCCCTCCGGGTGCTTCGTCCAACGGGTTCAACGAAAATCTGGCACTGTTCCAGCAGGGCAAGTGCGGCATGTGGATGGATGCCACCGTCGCCGCGTCCTTCGTCTCCAACCCCGATGAAAGCCAGGTCGCAGACAGCGTCGGTTACGCGCTGTTCCCGACCAATGGTGAATTCGACAACCACGGCAACTGGCTGTGGGTCTGGTCGCTGGCCGTTCCGGCTTCGAGCCAGAATGTCGATGCCGCCAAGCAGTTCATCGATTGGGCGACGTCCGAAAGCTACCTCGAAATGGTGGCCGAGGAAGAGGGTTGGGCCAACGTTCCCCCGGGAACCCGCACTTCGCTCTATGAAAACCCGGCCTATACCGAAGCGGCCCCGTTTGCCGATATCACCCTTGAGGCGATCCAGTCGGCCAACACCACCAACTCCTCGGTACAGGACGTTCCCTATGCCGGCGGCCAGTTCGTGGCGATCCCCGAATTCCAGGGCATCGGCACGTCGGTCGGCCAGATCTTCTCGGCGGCTCTCGCCGGTCAGGTCAATGTCGACCAGGCCCTTGAGCAGGCCCAGCAGACCTCGCGTATGGAAATGGATCGCGCCGGTTACTACCGCTAG